In Anaerobacillus isosaccharinicus, one genomic interval encodes:
- a CDS encoding B12-binding domain-containing radical SAM protein translates to MKIVLTTLNAKYIHTALSLRLLKAYTEADYNVEIREYTIKDPSLNIVTDLYDKNADVIGFSCYIWNIEKTIEIVKMLKKVKPELNIVLGGPEVSFDIPYWMEKVPEVDFVVFNEGEETFKHLLDEIAGEQKYHLVFGTSYRKGKEIIVNPPRPNLKLNTIPTAYRFQEDKKDLNKRIVYFETSRGCPFSCSFCLSSVEVGVRYFDIERVKSDLLYLIDNGAKLIKFIDRTFNIRRNYALEIFQFLIDHHQGCVFQFEITADIMRPEVLEFLNTHAPPGVFRFEIGVQSTNDATNELVMRKQNFEKLSRTVRMIKEGGKIDQHLDLIAGLPEENYDSFKKTFNDVFEMRPEELQLGFLKMLRGTGLRSQAEQYGYVYMDNSPYEILKNDILSFSEIIRIKRVEDILEKYWNDHRMDHTIEYLIDTEFESPYDFFQEFGDFWDDQGWSKIGHQLEELFLRLEQFLKARETANLELIKGFMIYDFFLNHKHKPRKTWWNFTLTKEKQTKFLEFVAENNQLVSGDFHELELTVKDLFKHTMIEVIPFDLELYFNTKEVKQHPSLLITYFDPKELKSRPYLLKDLNKIVN, encoded by the coding sequence TTGAAAATTGTACTAACAACTTTAAATGCTAAATATATTCATACGGCCCTTTCCCTTCGGCTCTTAAAAGCATATACAGAAGCTGATTATAATGTGGAAATAAGAGAATATACGATTAAGGATCCATCTCTTAATATCGTGACGGATCTCTATGATAAAAATGCTGATGTTATCGGCTTTAGTTGCTACATCTGGAACATCGAAAAAACAATTGAAATCGTAAAAATGCTAAAAAAGGTAAAACCAGAACTGAACATTGTTTTAGGTGGTCCTGAAGTATCTTTTGATATCCCATATTGGATGGAAAAAGTTCCTGAAGTAGATTTCGTTGTATTTAACGAAGGTGAAGAAACTTTTAAACATTTGTTAGATGAAATTGCCGGTGAACAAAAGTATCATCTCGTTTTTGGTACTAGTTACCGTAAAGGTAAGGAGATTATTGTAAATCCGCCAAGACCTAATCTAAAATTAAATACGATTCCAACAGCCTATAGGTTTCAAGAAGATAAAAAAGATTTAAATAAACGAATTGTTTATTTTGAAACTAGTCGTGGCTGTCCTTTTAGTTGCTCTTTTTGTTTATCTTCTGTTGAGGTAGGTGTCCGTTATTTTGATATTGAAAGAGTAAAGTCAGATTTACTTTACTTAATAGATAATGGTGCTAAATTGATTAAATTTATCGACCGGACCTTTAATATTAGACGCAACTATGCACTAGAAATCTTTCAATTTCTGATTGATCATCATCAAGGCTGTGTGTTCCAGTTTGAAATCACTGCTGATATTATGCGGCCTGAAGTTTTAGAATTCCTTAACACTCACGCACCACCAGGTGTCTTTCGATTTGAAATTGGCGTCCAATCTACAAACGATGCAACAAATGAGCTTGTCATGCGAAAACAAAATTTTGAAAAACTATCTAGAACAGTTCGAATGATTAAAGAAGGAGGCAAGATTGATCAGCATCTCGACTTAATTGCTGGACTGCCTGAGGAAAATTATGATTCATTTAAAAAGACGTTTAATGATGTATTTGAGATGCGGCCTGAGGAACTTCAATTAGGATTTTTAAAAATGCTTCGCGGGACAGGCTTACGAAGCCAGGCAGAACAATATGGATATGTCTATATGGACAACTCACCTTATGAAATTTTAAAGAATGACATCCTTTCTTTTTCTGAGATTATTCGAATTAAACGAGTCGAAGATATCTTAGAGAAATATTGGAATGACCATCGTATGGATCATACGATTGAATATCTAATTGATACTGAATTTGAATCTCCCTACGATTTTTTCCAAGAGTTTGGAGACTTCTGGGACGACCAAGGATGGTCGAAAATCGGTCACCAGCTAGAAGAATTATTCCTTCGCCTCGAGCAATTCCTAAAAGCACGTGAAACGGCAAATCTCGAACTTATCAAAGGATTTATGATTTACGATTTCTTCTTAAATCATAAACATAAACCACGAAAAACATGGTGGAACTTTACCTTAACAAAAGAAAAGCAAACAAAATTTCTTGAGTTTGTTGCTGAAAATAACCAACTTGTTTCAGGTGACTTTCATGAGCTTGAACTTACAGTAAAAGATCTTTTTAAGCATACGATGATTGAAGTCATTCCATTTGATTTGGAGCTATACTTCAATACAAAAGAAGTGAAACAACACCCTTCTTTGCTTATCACTTATTTTGATCCAAAGGAACTTAAGAGTCGACCATATTTACTGAAAGATTTAAATAAAATTGTAAATTAG
- a CDS encoding YbjQ family protein — MIIATTENVPGKKVVAYKGFVKGSTIQAKHIGSDILAGLKNIVGGEIKEYSEMMDKARKVAISRMVKDAEGLGANAIIAVRLQTSGVMNGAAEIVAYGTAVTVE, encoded by the coding sequence ATGATTATAGCAACTACTGAAAATGTACCAGGGAAAAAAGTTGTGGCTTACAAAGGATTTGTGAAAGGAAGTACGATCCAAGCAAAGCATATTGGTAGTGATATATTGGCTGGTCTGAAAAATATTGTTGGTGGCGAAATCAAGGAGTATTCTGAGATGATGGACAAAGCCAGAAAAGTAGCGATTAGCCGAATGGTAAAGGATGCAGAAGGTCTAGGCGCTAACGCGATTATAGCAGTACGATTACAAACTTCTGGTGTTATGAATGGTGCAGCAGAAATTGTTGCTTACGGCACAGCCGTAACTGTTGAGTAG
- a CDS encoding GNAT family N-acetyltransferase, translating to MGTIIPYEYYSRDGTRILLRSAHPMDAGSVLQLSYDVIKENDTLVTSAEEYIITEDQQREFIHLYKADQGNVMILAEYKHKIIGLLTFQRGVFLKYAHHGSVGMVVDKNWRGKGVGRALLTTLIQWADYNPLLEKLCLEVLASNRRAIALYSSLGFIEEGRQKRQVKVSNGNYEDLIIMGKFLDFEN from the coding sequence ATGGGGACTATTATTCCTTACGAATATTACTCTCGTGACGGAACAAGAATATTACTCCGTTCTGCCCACCCTATGGATGCAGGCTCCGTTTTACAACTAAGCTATGATGTTATTAAGGAAAATGATACCTTAGTTACATCCGCTGAGGAGTATATAATAACAGAAGATCAACAACGCGAATTTATCCATTTATATAAAGCTGACCAAGGTAATGTGATGATTTTAGCTGAGTATAAACATAAAATTATCGGTTTATTAACATTTCAAAGAGGAGTGTTTCTAAAGTACGCTCACCACGGCTCGGTTGGAATGGTTGTCGATAAAAACTGGCGAGGAAAAGGGGTCGGTAGAGCTTTATTGACGACTTTAATACAGTGGGCTGATTACAACCCCCTACTAGAAAAACTTTGCTTAGAAGTATTGGCTTCAAATAGAAGGGCAATTGCCCTCTACAGCTCACTCGGGTTCATAGAAGAAGGACGCCAAAAAAGACAGGTGAAGGTGTCAAATGGAAATTACGAAGACTTAATTATAATGGGGAAGTTTTTAGATTTTGAGAATTAG
- a CDS encoding DMT family transporter, translating to MWKKTAYIFIVMGAALWGTIGFFVQGLYEYGLTPLQVVTVRVTFAAIILLVILLIKNPSLLKIQKQDYKYFIGTGIFSIVFFNWCFFTAIQETSLSVAAVLLYTGPAFVTIISRILFKEWLTNRKLLALFLTLMGCTLVIGLFPLDQSKISLFGVVVGLGSGLGYALYSIFGKYALAKYDSQTVTAYTFIFASVALLPVSGLWQNENLLTAIPFWSYGISLGLFPTVLAYLLYTKGLEKVETSRASISATIEPVVATCIGIFLFGDLLTTWQLIGIISILLAVLFVQEKPKKVLETNERKCQTL from the coding sequence ATATGGAAAAAAACAGCTTACATATTTATTGTTATGGGAGCAGCGTTATGGGGGACAATTGGCTTTTTTGTTCAAGGATTATATGAATATGGATTAACTCCATTACAAGTCGTAACTGTAAGGGTGACATTCGCTGCAATAATTTTGCTAGTTATTTTACTAATAAAAAACCCTTCTTTATTAAAAATTCAAAAACAAGATTATAAATATTTCATCGGAACAGGAATTTTTTCAATTGTTTTTTTTAATTGGTGCTTTTTCACTGCCATTCAAGAGACTTCCCTTTCTGTTGCAGCTGTTCTTCTTTATACTGGTCCAGCCTTTGTAACGATCATTTCAAGGATACTATTTAAAGAATGGCTCACAAATCGAAAACTACTGGCATTATTCTTAACATTAATGGGCTGCACTCTTGTTATTGGTTTATTCCCCCTAGATCAGTCAAAGATCAGTTTGTTCGGTGTTGTCGTTGGTTTAGGCTCTGGGCTTGGTTATGCGCTTTATAGTATTTTTGGTAAATATGCTTTAGCCAAGTATGATTCACAAACTGTAACTGCCTATACGTTTATCTTTGCTAGTGTAGCTCTTCTACCTGTAAGTGGCCTTTGGCAGAATGAAAATTTACTGACAGCAATCCCATTTTGGAGTTATGGAATTAGCCTTGGATTGTTCCCCACTGTTTTAGCTTACTTGCTATACACAAAAGGATTAGAGAAAGTAGAAACGAGTAGAGCTTCAATTTCAGCGACAATCGAACCCGTAGTTGCAACGTGTATCGGAATTTTCCTATTTGGTGATTTATTAACGACTTGGCAGTTGATCGGTATTATTAGTATTTTATTAGCTGTTCTCTTT
- a CDS encoding IS110 family transposase, translating into MALKIVYPICCGIDVHKTFVVACIASTAKGVTSYKRHRFSTYTKGLMELSQWLCENECKDVCMESTGKYWIPVFNILEDSCNITLAHPKYVKAIRGKKTDKKDAKWIADLFKHDLVAGSFMPPLEIRQLRDLMRYRFKLTNFMSSEKNRLQNSLTVSNIQLSNIVSDTFGKSSMNIIEKLLHNPLDTSFDLEPLVHGSMKHKLPELELAIDGYITPEQAEKLKVIKQHYEDLGSRKADLEKIILSLAASYTEEINLILTVPSFKNIFSAIAVVSEIGVNMDVFLTAKHLCSWAGLTPTNNESAGKKKSVRISRAGCYIKPLLVQCATSVVKSEKHPEIRNRYLKLKRRRGHKRAIIAIARMLLTAIYNILKKKEAYNAELYIKSDVFPVTREITVEQAILLAKNHGYHVLAAP; encoded by the coding sequence ATGGCTTTAAAAATTGTTTACCCTATTTGTTGTGGTATTGATGTCCACAAAACGTTTGTAGTAGCTTGTATTGCTTCTACCGCCAAAGGCGTGACATCTTACAAACGCCATCGCTTTTCAACCTATACCAAAGGGTTAATGGAGCTGTCACAATGGCTTTGTGAAAATGAATGCAAAGATGTTTGTATGGAATCGACCGGGAAATACTGGATTCCTGTGTTTAATATACTAGAAGATTCCTGTAACATCACATTAGCACATCCAAAATACGTCAAGGCAATCCGTGGTAAAAAGACGGATAAAAAAGATGCAAAATGGATCGCTGATTTATTTAAGCATGACCTTGTAGCTGGAAGCTTTATGCCACCACTGGAGATTAGGCAACTTCGTGACCTTATGCGTTATCGCTTCAAGCTCACTAATTTTATGTCTAGTGAGAAAAATCGTCTTCAAAACAGTTTAACCGTGTCTAACATTCAACTAAGCAATATTGTTTCGGATACCTTCGGCAAAAGCTCCATGAACATTATTGAAAAGTTATTACACAATCCATTAGACACTTCGTTTGATTTAGAACCTTTAGTTCATGGCTCCATGAAACATAAACTTCCTGAATTGGAGCTCGCTATTGATGGATACATAACTCCTGAACAGGCTGAAAAATTAAAGGTCATTAAACAACATTATGAAGACCTTGGGTCGCGTAAAGCTGACCTAGAAAAAATTATTCTTTCTCTTGCCGCGTCCTACACAGAAGAAATCAATTTAATCTTAACTGTTCCGTCTTTTAAAAACATCTTTTCTGCCATTGCCGTGGTATCTGAAATAGGTGTCAATATGGACGTGTTTCTGACAGCTAAGCATCTGTGCTCCTGGGCAGGACTTACACCCACAAATAATGAGAGTGCCGGTAAGAAAAAGTCAGTAAGAATTTCGAGAGCTGGATGTTACATAAAACCACTTTTAGTGCAATGTGCTACCTCTGTAGTTAAAAGTGAAAAGCACCCAGAAATTCGAAACCGTTACTTAAAACTTAAAAGACGCCGTGGTCACAAACGAGCAATTATTGCGATTGCACGAATGCTTTTAACAGCTATCTACAATATTCTCAAAAAGAAAGAAGCATATAACGCTGAATTATATATAAAATCCGATGTTTTTCCAGTAACCCGTGAAATCACGGTAGAACAAGCGATTTTACTAGCTAAAAATCATGGTTACCATGTGCTAGCTGCACCTTGA